CTGACCGCCGGGACGCGCAGGCTCGACGCCTGTCCCACGAAGCACGTGTCGAGGATGGAGTAGGCGTCCGCGCGCTTGGTCCCCTTCATGGCCCCCGCCACCGCCTTGCTGAGGGAGTCGTAGACGGTGGTGGGCAGGCGCGTGATGACCGTGCCGGAGTCGATGATGGTGGGCAGGCTGGAGTACTCGGAGGACGAGATGGCCAGCGGCTTCCCGGCGACGGTCATCCCGGAGAGCTTGATGAAGTAGAGCGAGTCGTCCAGCGTGCTGGACACCATGGGCGTGTAGGAGTACTGACCCGGGTTGTAGGAGCCGATGGAGAGgtagccggaggaggaggatgacggGAGGCAGTAGGAGAAGGAGTAGCCGAGGGTGGGCGCGAGCTGGTAGAGCAGCGAGAGCTTGTTGCGGGCCAGGCCCATGAGGCCGGCGGAGCGGCCGAAGAGGCCCTCGTTGTCCTGCCCGCACCCGTAGTAGAAGTTGGGCACGCTGTTGGAGCCGAAGGAGACGGTGTCCTTGCTGAGGTAGCCGACGGAGAAGGAGCTGTCGCCGTAGCTGGCCTGGTAGATGCAGACGTCGGAGGAGGAGCAGGCCGCCGGGTTGAGCGTGGCGGTGGAGAGGTCGTTGCACTGCGGCGTGGAGCAGGAGACGGCGGCGTAGGAGCTGGACGTCTTGGGGTCGAACACCGGGCCGGACTGGCGGTGGCACGACACCCGGCAGGGGGAGCACTGGAGCCAGGTGAGGGAGGAGCCGGTGTCGACCACCATGATGTACGGTTTGGCCGGTGTGCCGAGGCCCATGCGGGTCACGTAGTTGCCCACGCCGTACGACGTGCCCGGCGTGAGCGGCACGGACGCGAGGGAGGCCGCGACGCCGTCGACTTTGTCGTTCGCCCGGTAGAGCGAGGCCACCGTGACCATGGGGCGCGCCGTGGACGACGACGGCGCCTTGGCGAGGCGCGCGGCGAGGGACGCGATGCGGGCGTCGTCGTGGGTGAGCACCGCCGAGAAGGGGAGGTCCGATGGGACCGACACCGGCGAGCAGGGGCCCCGCGAGTGGTGCAGCGGGAGGTGCATGGCGGTGCTGTTCAGGTGCTCGAAATCTGCAGCTGTCGAGCAGCACACAGTCAGTCAGTACTTCAAAGTTACCGCAACTTATTTAACCCTGACAGTATTCACTATTGGTACAGTACGAATTAGTTTGCCGCTGAGAAGCAAGATCTCAAGACCGTTCGCACGTTCAGTGTCCATCGTCGGCAACCACTGGACCTACCGCACCACCGGGCAGGCAGCTCGACCAATCGTACGTATCGTTAGCAGTCTTGTGATCCGAGACTGAGAGTGATCGATGTCCTAGGATAATGTATCGATGCCTCGCCCGACATGGCAGCCGAGCAGTGCCACGTACTACCACCAGTGGCACTGTGGCAGTGTGGCTACTGAGCACATGTCATATGTCATCAGATTTGGAGGTGTCTGTCAGGGTTTCAGAGTAAAGAAACCTGACACCAGATTATTCCTGTCCGTCATTTTCCTTTCCCGATGGGCCTCCGAGTTTGGTTCATTCACATGCAAGGGTGGTTTGGTTGTATGCAAGTGGCGATCATGTCGATGAGAAGATAAAGGTTTTTGCGCACGAGAATGGCAGCTCTCATGATTGCCTTCCGGGGCGCATCAACTGGCCATAACCGCATTTAATCGCGCCCGATATGGTGTTAGTGGTAGTAGGTGGCAGTGGCAGAGAGGCTACTGCAACATGTGACTTGTGAGAGCATAAAGCGAGTCAAAAACGGCATATAGTGTGGAAAATGTAGTggtagcaccatgtttatttttactCTTTGGGAATCAATACTGTCACATATATGTTCACATGACATGTGGGGTGGGACTTGCACATTTCATCTAGAGTTGCCTATCTCAACATTCCTACACAAATTTTGCATCATTGCATACATGCATGCAGCGTATATACCAGCTATATACAGTCACCTAGAGTACGTATTATTTTGGAATCCTTGTTCGCAGACACTGAAATGTGAGTTCTTTGTCACGTTGAAAAGTCCAACAGGAATGAGCACACGTCGGCAAGCAAGTGAGCCGTACGCTTTTGGTTGGCAGCTAGCTAGGCACAGTTAACAACAGTGCTCACCATGATATAATGCATGATTGGGGTGGTTGCCATGATTAATTAGGGGCCACCAGTCAGTTCAACACGCCTTGCACGACTTTAGTGCCTTAAGCACGCAGTACTACCATAACATGCCATGCCAGTACAGGATAAGTAccatatattattattattattcaggCAAAAGATGAAAGGTGACCTTTAGGAACACCCTAATAAGATGAGATATTTTTCTCAGGGAGAACTAGCGCCAAGACTGTACACCCGGAGTAACACTACTGCATTAATTGGATGATTTGCGGACGGACAACAACCGCTCTGATAATCAGACAAGCTAAGCTAAGCTAAGCTGGTGTTCAGGATGGACCTACAGCCCCAGCCAGATATGGCTACACGCACGCGAATCATTCCACGCTCTAACATTTCCGGCGTGGGTACCTGCCGAGCCACAAAAGCTGAAGCAGAATTGACGTCCATCGACCAGACACCACTGATAACGTAGTAACCTCCGTGTGTGTGTGGGTATACATCCTGGCCGGCGACACGCGCCTGCTGCCCGCCCATGCATTTCGGCGGCCATCCCGGCGTGTCGCGCTAGATACGGTGGTTGGCGGTGGGGTGGGGCGCGTACGGGGCAATTGATGGGCCGATGGATGGACGTCACGGGCGGCCGAAGTACCATCGATCGGCCACTAACTCACTGCCCATCAATTCCGTATCGGCGTCGATCGGGGCCATGTGATATGATCGATCCATGGGCCGGAAGAAAGGAGCGGCGTTAATTAAGCGGCGATTAGCGGGGCATGATTGGCGCAAAGCTGCTGTGATGAGGCGCCGATTGGCCGTGGACGAATACGTGCGCCTAACCGAGGCGCTTTCCGTCCTGGCGGTGCCATGGAATTCCGGCGGAAAGTATGCGTAATCTACCGGTCATTATGCACCTAACAACATGGTGGTTATACAAGTACTATTATTTGCTTCCTGGTGGAGAAAAGAATTGACAAAAGGGAGGAAGGGGCTACTGGGAGGAGATTCTGTCTGGATTGGCCTTTTGAAGTTTTGGCTCCGGCCATGGCTGTCGACTCTCACACAGTTACTATCCTTGACAGTTACAGGCGCTTTACGCACTGCGGGTTGGAAAGTATTTTTACAGCGTGATGCGTACGGTGAATCTGGCCTGTCTCAGCCTACATGTGTGCCACAGTGTTACTTCGATTCAGTTCCAGGAGTCAGGACAGCAGTGCTTCTACCTTCTGGCTGGCCACTTCAGCAAGGAAACATCGTCAGATTAACCCATCCTAACAATTGTTCTACGCCCTTGTAAATTTTCGAATTCTCCGCTCAAGCTATTTATAACTCATACCCTTTTCTGTTACTACTGAACAATCTAATCTAATACCATGTCAAGTCATCATGTACTGCTGTTTTTAGTAAGTCAGCAAAACAGTTGTCTTTGATCCGGTTGCATAAGCAAGACACAACCAACGGCAAAGCAATTATGCACACGACACAAGAACACTATCCAAGAAATCTAGCCAGTCCAGGAGGAAGGAAGGAAAGAAGGAGGGAATTATATATATACCTTGCACTTGCGAGGAGCAGGCGTCAGCGACGTCCCTGATCGGAGTCGCCGCGGCGAAGAGCAGGGAGAAGGCGGCGACGAGCAGGGGCAGCGACGCCGGCGCCATCTCGCCTGAACTGAAACCTTCTTCCcaccctctctcctccccttcttccTTTGCGGTGGCTGGCTCAGTGCAGGCTATGGGTGGGTAGATAGCACCAAGCTCAGCACCCGTGTGCCCTTTTATAGAGTTTCCGCGCCGCATGGGCGCGCGCCCGGGAGTCCCACGCACGGGTAGCTGTCAGCAGCTTTGAACCATCTTTCTTTTCGAGGGTACACCAATagcgtaccatagctttatagaagaaAGAAAGTATTTACAAAAGATTACACGGTCGGTTGAGAGCATACAATGTCCCACAACCAAACCCTTCATTCATCCAAACTCTACCCTACTACTCACACCACATTGATACTCCCGTGGCTCCCGCTCTAGACCACAAGGCCAACTCTTGCCAAATCAAGTCGACCGTACCACCTTCATTCCTAATGTCATTACGCCCAAAGACCCTTCCATTGCGTTGTTTCCAGAGATTCCAGCAGATCGATATGACCACCGAGTCAAAGCCCCTCCTTAGCCTTTTCGGGATATGCTTCCTCGCATCCTCCCACCAATCATCTACGGTGGAATGGCGTGTCGGGCAAAGATCTGTATTGATGTTCATTTTGAGAAAGCAGCTATGCCACACCTGCCTCGCAAACACACACTGCATCGTGATATGATCAACCGTATCCTCCTCCTGCTCGCAAAGGTAGCATGGCGATCTTTGGTCCTGTAACCCATGACGAAAGCGTCGGTCAACCGTCCAGAGTCTGTATTGCACCGCTAGCCACATGAAAAGTTTGCACACAAGCGGTGCCCAACACTTCCATATGCCAGcataggtgtcaggaccccgactcgatgccacataggtctagcatgtaacacctcatatcactttgcggcctcacgcacggtattcccacgggtgtcgtcttacttttgcccgggaccgtttgcggcttttggcacacgtatatgatagtgtcgctagcatccatatgataagaagcccgggctgacatggctagtcgtaaacccaaagtggcacagacttacagggacaggcatccatgacccagcaacgaacgtgtcggtcatcagcaagtgggtccgggctgtagcactgggctaacaggactccggtaaaccgggctgtagcgggctaacaggactccggtactcaatgcgtgacatttccccgaagggacagacacaggaacgaagaaggacacatgccggccagcctaagtgttccggagcagtagcaagctaccatggctcagtggtaacactaggagacatttcccggtaagagaggctactaaagataaacaacctgatagtcagatcccacacataccaagcatttcaatcatacacacaatatgctcgatatgtgcaaatacaacaaggcatcacaacatgactctacgacacaagtactttatttaaggctcatagagccatacataacatacacataggtacgggtcacacgacccagcattcaagtcatacagtcatacaaaccagcagcggaagtaacttgtctgagtacagacaactagtaaaataaaagaggcttggaaagcctagctatactacgtggtccttcacaagctcaggatcaccgcctgggccttagcctactcattggtgtcaacgtctacgaagaacccatcagaaggggttgcagcgtcttctgtaaaagtgtaaattatagcaacatgagtacaaaggtactcagcaagacttacatcagatcctacatacatgcacattatcaagaagcgttggtggagttattgcagcaagccagctttgactcttggctacgCTATCCTACGAGACTTCAACTTagaatggttttgcgcacacgagtccactactcaccacttcaatacactaccgaggatccacctccgtcttcctacggaagagccatcctcggcactcacacttatcttgaggcttttagtagtttccatttacttgtctatgaactgtataggcaaccaagtagtcctttaccgcggacgcggctattcgaatagatcatgttaaccctgcaggggtgtatttcttcatatatgtttccaccacttagcgtctgcacacgacatgtgctcggcagacttcaagcaaaagccgacgtgggtgtagaccacgacctacctaaacacctaagtctctagtccaggtttatcgcctattcgggttccatccatgaggagatccggccgaggtttcgctcacagtcccaaatgatgtgaacagggttccgagacacctaacgggtgcccgacatacccggccacgtacctaccgcatcacaacccacccctatggtcagcgctgtccacggcctccagtaggctacaaacaccagaaactacttgcaactcctggacagaggactagggtgaataagaagtcgagcggggtcatatttcagggcccaatgcatgatagtagttgtatcttaaatcacacatacagatctcagtgcttaaggtcggcttcaatgaaacaacccaccatgtactcctacatggcgtctcatcgatacctttaccaaatcgtgttcaccacaccactctcattaccgacataatcatttcactctagcccatcacccagatgaaccagacctgacacgactctaagcatagcaggcatagcaaggtaggaacaacacatacatatggctcaatcaactcctacacatgctagtgggtttcatctagttactgtggcaatgacaggtcatgcagaggaaatgggttcaactaccgtagcacacagcagtttgaaacgcgttgtcttaatgcagtaaaagagggcaggagcgagaacatgggattgtatcgatatgatcaaatggttggttgcttgcctgatggtttgatgcactgatatggttcttcgctagagtaatcacggtactcctcgaaggcagaacctgccgcaaagaacaccgatacacagccatcaccaaacaatgtgcgacaatatgatgcatgcatggaacatggcagtatgagtgtgttgggctaatgcaactaagaccagaagggtttgaaccaatttgaaccaaagattcaaatttcaaactcatacatggccctttaaagtgttttatcttgttctgcattaaacatcaagttaacttgtttaatcatgcatgaaaacagtacagatggatagattggatttttctgatcatttttcacatataacttgtctgatttggagttacagattaaaagttatgaatttttgaagtttaaactatattctggaatttcctatattagaataaatccagaaattaatttattgcgtcagaatgacgtcagggtcaacggagatgtccaggtcaaacctgattgtgggtccagggtgtcagggtaattagtttagttaaagtttaattaaaactaaacctatttagttaacagggctgggccccacctgtcattgactcatcggagtcaaccagggcccacccgcggtcaaagccaggtcggttgcaccggcgtttagccgccggcgagcccgacgcggcggtggaagtggttttggccgttccggcaaccaaacgagtcgcggaggccatcggagtggagctgaggaggagccacagctcttggtggagtccgttggggtcggggtggccggagttggcgccggcggcgactttggcggccaccggagttcgggtgaaggcgaacttgatgctagaggggtcggtgaggtgcggggagtagctggttaggtgctacgtgacgtggtgagcatgatggacaccaagttgtggccggagggtgaccgggagcacgtcggcgacgagctccgtggcGGTGGGTGCgattgagctccgggaggtcactgcatagctcgggggcaagaaaagaagggaggggaagatggctaagctcacagggagttcgacgaaacacttggtgcggccggggacgggccggagcgacgacggcgttgaaggggatctccggcgacggcggttcggtcgaggtcgatgcggtgggctcgggccttgcgagcgctcggggctcggcttgctcgaaggagaggagggtggcggagctcctggacacggcggcacggcgtggggttgacggagggcgtggctacggcgagggggtggcggcgatggcatcggccatggcggggaaacgcgagagagaggagttgggggagaatggaggtgtcctgggggttcacggctcgacgtggagttcatccatccagcaacgaggcgaggaggtgaagcaaggcgacggccagctgcgtggcgcacgctgcggccgccgtcgggcacctacctgcctgcctggccggcaagcagctcgctggcgcggcgctgggctgggtcggcaggtgggccgggtgctgggcgccaggtaagttttctgttattccctgttttctgtttttttaattcctctgcaactttgttgaattattaaaaatacttaggaaactcctaaaatcaccaaactactcctggtccatagttggattatttccaacatgaaacattttagtttggagatatttgagcatttgaaatattttatataattttaaatgcccaaattcaaatatctatgatttaattcaaagaccctaagatgtcctaggaaaatgtgcatcacttctggcagaggttatgaaccaagacaaaaatgatgggcattttagaagggcatttcaggttcattgaaaaagtttttagtaaaccctagttggtttcagagggggctgggggttctgtcatccccatttcaggtttctgatgaaagaatagacatgatgcaacactctaatgcatgaactagctagggtgtgacaactcacccccactcaaaagaatctcgtcccgagatttgggttccttcggaaagagggcgggatactcgagtcgaagacgatcctccctttcccatgttgcttcatgctcagaatggtgcgaccattgaactttgagaaacttgatattatgatgtcgagtggtacgctcggcctgatcgatgATACGAATGGGGCACTCttgatacgtgagattatcttggagatcaagcgtttcgtggtccactccacggataggatccgagaagcaacgcctgagttgagaaacgtggaagacatcgtggactctggagagatgcggaggtagttccaactggtaggcaacttctcctcgtttgcgagaatacgaaaaggtccaatgtaacggggagccaatttgcctttgataccgaaacgatgggttcccttcagaggagtaacccgaaggtaagccttctcgtcaacctcgaaagtcatagccttatgttttcggtcatattgactcttttgacgagattgggctgttctcaacttttcacgaacgatgcgaacttgctcttctgcttcctggatcatatccgggccaaagaattgtctttccccggtttctgaccaattaaggggtgttcgacaccgtcgtccatagagaacttcaaaaggggctttacccaagctagattgatagctgttgttataagcaaattcggcaaatggaacgcatttctcccactccattccgaatgagataacagaagctcgaagcatgtcttctagaatctggttgacgcgttctacttgaccacttgattgagggtgaaaagcggtactaaaagaaaggcgggttcccatagcattttggaaactttcccaaaatcgagaggtgaagagacttcctcgatccgagttaatttccaaaggaacaccatggagagacactattcgggagatgtactagtctgctaactgactagcagttatactctcacgaacaggtaagaaatgggctaccttggaaagacgatcgacaacgacgaagatagcattattccctctcttggtcctgggaaaaccggtgatgaagtccataccaattttatcccatttccattcaggaatagctaggggttgaagggtgccagcaggccgttgatgctctgcttttacacgacggcagacgtcgcagttagcaatatactgagcaatttctctcttcatcctagttcaccagaacctttggcgtaggttctgatacatcttagtgctaccgggatgaatggtgagaggggattcatgagcctccttaaggatcaactatcgtagatgctggttcttgggaaccactaaacggttctcaaagtacacaacaccatgatcatttgtggagaaacatctagcacctccgctagcaatgttctccttgatcttagatattcccttatctcgcttttgggcagcgatgatttgatccgtaagagtaggtttctccaccaaggtggaaagaaatccttgaggaacaatgtgaaggttaagcttccgaaattcctcatggagaagcggttgactttgttgtaacatcaggttgttacaataagatttacgacttagcgcatcagccatgacgttggctttccctggggtgtaagttattcctaagtcgaaatctatgatcaactcgacccaacgtatttgcctgagattcaaatccggttgggtgaagatgtacttcagactttggtgatcagtgaatatttcgcaacgattaccgaggaggtaatgtcgccaggttttaagtgcatagactacagctgcaagctctagatcatgagtaggataattctcctcatgtgggtgcaattgccgtgaagcgtaagcaattacgtgtcgatcttgcatgagaatgcaacctagtccttgtcgcgaggcgtcgcagtagataacaaagtccttagagaaatctggcggtaccaatacgggagcagatgtcaggcgtcttttcagttcctgaaagctgtgctcacattgtggagtccattcgaactttttatctttcttgaggagttcggttagaggtttagcaactttggagaagttctcgacaaagcgacgacaatagctcgctaggccaaggaaactccgaacttgcttgaccgattcaggtggagtccaattaaggacggcttgaactcgctcagggttaacagcaatacctttaccagatattacatgatccagataggtcacttctgacaaccaaaattcacatttagaaaatttggcataaagacgatgctctcgaagtttcttcaacactagccttagatgttcggcatgttcttcctcgttcttggagtagatgagtatatcatcgaggtaaaccatgacgaatttatccaaatactccatgaagattgagttcattaaccgagaaaatgtggctggagcgttggttaaaccgaaggacatgacggtgtactcgtattggccataacgagtaacaaaggccgttttaggaatgtcctcgTTCCTGATTTTggtttgatggtagcccaacctcaaatccattttggagaagactgaggatccagcgagctgatcatacaggtcgttgatcctgggg
Above is a window of Triticum aestivum cultivar Chinese Spring chromosome 6B, IWGSC CS RefSeq v2.1, whole genome shotgun sequence DNA encoding:
- the LOC123138043 gene encoding aspartyl protease family protein At5g10770 isoform X2, with amino-acid sequence MAPASLPLLVAAFSLLFAAATPIRDVADACSSQVQDFEHLNSTAMHLPLHHSRGPCSPVSVPSDLPFSAVLTHDDARIASLAARLAKAPSSSTARPMVTVASLYRANDKVDGVAASLASVPLTPGTSYGVGNYVTRMGLGTPAKPYIMVVDTGSSLTWLQCSPCRVSCHRQSGPVFDPKTSSSYAAVSCSTPQCNDLSTATLNPAACSSSDVCIYQASYGDSSFSVGYLSKDTVSFGSNSVPNFYYGCGQDNEGLFGRSAGLMGLARNKLSLLYQLAPTLGYSFSYCLPSSSSSGYLSIGSYNPGQYSYTPMVSSTLDDSLYFIKLSGMTVAGKPLAISSSEYSSLPTIIDSGTVITRLPTTVYDSLSKAVAGAMKGTKRADAYSILDTCFVGQASSLRVPAVSMGFSGGAALKLSAQNLLVDVDSSTTCLAFAPARSAAIIGNTQQQTFSVVYDVKSNRIGFAAGGCR
- the LOC123138043 gene encoding aspartyl protease family protein At5g10770 isoform X1, which encodes MAPASLPLLVAAFSLLFAAATPIRDVADACSSQVQAADFEHLNSTAMHLPLHHSRGPCSPVSVPSDLPFSAVLTHDDARIASLAARLAKAPSSSTARPMVTVASLYRANDKVDGVAASLASVPLTPGTSYGVGNYVTRMGLGTPAKPYIMVVDTGSSLTWLQCSPCRVSCHRQSGPVFDPKTSSSYAAVSCSTPQCNDLSTATLNPAACSSSDVCIYQASYGDSSFSVGYLSKDTVSFGSNSVPNFYYGCGQDNEGLFGRSAGLMGLARNKLSLLYQLAPTLGYSFSYCLPSSSSSGYLSIGSYNPGQYSYTPMVSSTLDDSLYFIKLSGMTVAGKPLAISSSEYSSLPTIIDSGTVITRLPTTVYDSLSKAVAGAMKGTKRADAYSILDTCFVGQASSLRVPAVSMGFSGGAALKLSAQNLLVDVDSSTTCLAFAPARSAAIIGNTQQQTFSVVYDVKSNRIGFAAGGCR